The genomic DNA GCAATGCTCTCTCTCTCACGCTAAATTATTTGGGGTAAGGCgagttccacagccacaacgtgtcacaaagcatcCCGACTTGAAACCGATACACTGGCCTCTTGCGCTAGTTTCCGCTATGACAGACCGTGTGGACGATGAACAAATTAGGCTTGAAAAGCTGGcatttttgaactgaactctCTTGCGGAAACAAACCAGCCGTTGTCACTTTGTTCGAGTGAGACAGTCTGCAAGCTGCGATAGCCAGAAAAACAGAGGGACGATTTCGCCTTCAGTAACGGCGAAATAGTTGAGATAGACTAACAGTAGAATGTGATATTCCGATTTTCGTGGTtgcgaatttttatttggggtcagtaaggtggaatagctgctaaatttgcattaattttgtcaaagtatcaCGCGGCTGGTGCATTCTTAAAGTTTTGCGTGACGTTGTCTCAGATCTCGCTGCCCTTCTCAGGGCCAAAAGACCTCGGGAAAAAATTACTTAGGCGTTTCTGTGAGCGAAGTTGGATAACTTTCgacttgtgctgaatgaaacttttcttcaatattccttTGGCCGGTGTTCACGTAAAAGAACTCGATCGTCTCTGCTTGCgtgacttcaattaaacaaacgTAGTTGTGTTGACAAAGTCATTCTTTtagtgtcggtagttccttcatttcaatggtttttctttctgtttttgaaacatgccattgtgatttttaaaaaagattccctGCAAAGATTTCTCGACGTGGGCTCAATAGAATTATTAACGCAAAGGCAAACAAAAAGTTTATAGTTCATGTGGACGTGGGCTCGATAGAATTATTaattcatcgtgttacaagttgACACGTTAAGCGTGTAAGCGGACGCAAAGCTCATCGCACGctcttttattttgagcgtgtgtgaaaaacaaaggcttcaagtttaatgaggtaggctactaacacgcagctaacgtgttgagtcatgctccttttgtttcaatgtGCTAACGTGCCGTGCACGTgcgttcaccttattcactgttttcccgtggagggtcacaaatGTTCTTTTGCGATTGGCATCCTTGTCTCAAAAACGCTCGGGCTTACGCTCCCTATAATGCTGGCCCTAGAACATAAACTCTTAATTCTTTTATTATCCATATTAtcaacataaacataagcatagCTAATAAAAAAACAGGCCAGTGTGCAAGTAAAAAGATTGGATAGATTTTTATTGAGgaccttctttttttttacttccgtAGATAACTTGAGTCTTGCCAGCTGCGTTTCTGCTTTTGTCATTGGCCATTGGGCAATCTCTTCTAGATTGTCAAGAGGGCTAATAAATTTTCAGGATGGAGAATCCAGGGGTAACCTAGTCATGTGCGAGCACCGTGGCATGGTTCCTGGTGACAAGGCCAATGAAGCTTTCGAGTGGTTGATCAATCATTTTTGTGCAAAGGGGGATCTTGTTTTAGCTATTAACACAACAACAGCATTAAAAGCGGCAATTAAAAATGGCAGAAATTGCGTTACAATTGTAAGTGATAGGGAAAACTTTGAACGTAATAAAGTTTTCTGTTGCTGAAGAAACAAAGGAATTAAAGAGAGAGGGCATTCAACATTGTGTGTCAGTTGAAATCTCCGTGGAATGCTTGAGTTAGATCacctttattgttgttgttgttgttgtttttttcatgtttaagtTTGTAGATTCGGCATTGACTCATTTTGTATGCAGAATAAAACAATGAATTCATAATAAATGTAAGGAATTAAACTATTCTCTGAACAGTTGTGTTGAAATTTATCTGTTAGTACTAATTAACCTAGCTTCAAGTTTACCATTTCCTGCACCTAGTTCACGGTATCAATTGCAATTTCTTGTCGTCAAAAACACTTACTCGACGGCTTGGGAGAATTTAACGCCATTAACTGAAAGCCTAGTCAAACATAATGTTATGCCTGCGAAAAACGGATTCCAACCAGTGCTATCCGTCGGCAAAATGAACATTTCACGTCAATAGCAATCTGAATTGAGATTTCTGGCTCTGAAAATAGAAATCGAAAGTGTGGCTCGTCTTCCACAACTCTCGGTAGACTGAAAGTTATCCTTATTAGAAAAAAGTAAGAATTTTAGGTTGAAAAATCgagctaaaaaaaaaagcatcgtGGGCCACAATAACAAAATGTTAGActggaagaaaaattttggGCCCGAAAATCAGACCCCACGAAATTAATATCCATGGGCATCTGCAACCCATAAATGGtggactgaaagaaaaatatcggTCCCGAAAATCTGACAAAAAATATCCATTGTATGCCACAATCAAAACAAGGTGCCTGAAAGTAAttgtcttaattaaaaaaaaaaatgtaagaatTTTGGGTCCAAAAATAGGACTTAAGTCAAACtgatttttttatgagaaaaaaagtgaaagtgTAATACATTCTGTGGAATCCATTTAAAATCCGAGTAAAATTGGCCAAGGAGAGCGAGTTTGATTTTTAGGTGAAATCATTCCGACAGAATATAGGCAATAACTTGCATTTTAAAAAAGACCAAGCTCAAAAACATTAGATATCGCAATTTTTAGCGGAATTTTCCTAAAATGGAAAAGGACCATTTAGTTTGGAACGCCTTCATTGCTTAATTATGCCATTTTCTTCCCTGCCTCACTAGTGAATTCCAGAgctaatttcacctgaaaaactgaCTGATCCCATGAATCATGAAGAAATGAGTgcaatatcggtttttccagcgaaatttactgtcgaattcactagttaggcaatttatttttcttgaatctcaagagttttaaaagaaaacaagtaaatcctcagcaagcaaacAGCAaacgaaagaagccatttcagagtcgactgtcaaaagccagcgaataggaatcacactaaaCTTAAAAATCACAGATGTACTATAGcttgtgatgtgacagatcgtctttgtccaTTCAAcatcaaacaaggagttttactGAAGTAGTTTATTCCACTATTTCTATGAAAACGAGAtcgtttacattttgatgtatttcattggaacacgccaggttggcttagaaccagaatcagctagaaaggacaaacttcagacaagatctccaacaaattacctgtttgtatgtgctgtaaacaaactattacgattacatgtttattacataagggcaaaatttccttttcactgtccaggcacattgaaaaacagttaggcaactGGGGTAAAAAacctcttgttcgctcgcattttaaagtcAAGCAAACCAGCaaacagatcaattatttctgtccaaaaagagtatagatgattgttatatAATTCCAGTTGAgtataaaaattcgagtttttttcctgaacaaaggaaaatacgACTAAACCACCTTTTAGAAATATgaatccacttgaaataactgaactgtagaaataacaaacggtttattgtccaagaaaagaatttgtggagtaacgtcTTACACCAAgttattactggtgtaccattTCGTTGTTCTCGCTccctttctcttttctttcgtttctgttcttctgttaTAGAGaaatcttgcaaccttagtagattcaacattaaaaatcttaagattcatgccaaaaattgatattcagagcaaaaagaagcactaaacaaattacaaataaacacCCACTCGAAAAAACAATGGCTTGCTGGGGATTCTCAGTCTCGTGGGcgcagaaaacctggttgtggtcaatAGGTCGACCATTCTGCAATTGGAATGAACCAAGGACGTTCCTTAATCACAGACTTATTCCCACTGCACAGCTTATTAAGGATATCTGTGATAGCAAGGGGAACAGACATTAATTTGCGGTTGACTATTTGTGGCAATTTACTCTTCTACCAGTTTGGCAGGCTTGCCTGCTTTGCCGAGATCTCGGGTAATGCCTATTTTCTTGTCCAGCCCGAGCTGAACGACGTTCACGTACGCATGCAAATTCAGCTGACCAAGAGGAACGTAGCCGATGGatacaatgaaaaacaaaacagaatggTTACAGCTAATTCTCCTGGGGTTTCATAAACAGCCATAAAAccccaaaagaaaaaaggctTTTCCATGGGAAATGGAGATGATCGGAAACTTAAAAAAGTAGTTGTTAAAGTACAAGGCAAGTATGATTTATGTGATTTACAGTGGTCTCAATTTTGACGGAGTCAACTAAAAGGGAGTTCGTCTCTCAGTAGCAAAGATATACGAGGCCCCTGTTCCACGTTTTGGTCCCCTGTGTGCTCTCTTAATTTACTTCCAAGACCTTTCCAAAAGATGATCAATTATCAGCGAATCaaataaactaaaaaacaaCGGCACTAAAAGAGTGATGgagaaagtgaaagaaattcgGCATTCATTTCAGCCTGCAGCACCTCAATCAAAATATGTTCTACCCAGCACCATTTAGCTGTCTACCTAATGGTGTAGCTACACAGGGTTTCTTTAGCCGGATGTTTATTCAACCCCATAGTTCACAAGATCAAGTTTGGGATCGCCAATAAGGAtttattggccgtttttatactagagacgcataatccgtctggaAGAACTATGTGTCTCTCAGTTTATTCgactagtgtaaagacgggacgaactaggAGACGAAGAAACAGTGGACCCTATGCGCGAGCAAATAAAAAAAGCCTGGGTACAACGCTTGTTTTGGCGCAAACTTTAAAGGTGGCGGCCGCTTTGGAGCTCGTAAAATTGTTGTCACGAAAACGGAAGGAAGCAGAAGAGGTCACTTTTTGCGAATTTAAAAGGAATGAGGATATGGCAAAAAAACGTTGTTTAAGAGAGATGGAATTCGAAACTGAAGCCGCACAAGCTGCTGCTCTGTCAGCAATCGTGGTTAGCAAAGGGAATAGGAACTCGCGAGGTGCAGATGAGCTAAGAAACGGCAATTGGTGGGCCGACGGCTACCAAAACTGGGACGAAGATTCCTTCAAAAAAAGGTTGAGGGTGTCTCGAGAAACATTTGAGTTTATCCTGGGGGAGATCGGAGATATGATTATCAAGGAGCCCACTCGTATGAAACCCAATCCCACTACTCCTGCAGCTCAGTTAGCTATATGTTTATACCGTTTGGCACTTGGCTGTACGTTTCTAACTGTTGGTGATTTATTTGGTGTTGCCGAATCAACAGCTCATGTCATTTTCCAAGATGTTTGCAAAGCCATTGTAAGGTGTTTGTATGATAGAGTTGTTTACCTGCCACGAAATCTGGAAGAATGGAGTAATGAGCTGAAGAGCTTTCTTGAGAATTGGGAGTTCCCCTGTGTCGGGGCATGGGATGGATTCCATGTGTACATTAGCACTAAACTTAAGAATTTTTATAGTTACAAGAAGAGATATTCTGTCACAAACATGGGTTTTATTGGCCACAACAAGCGCTTTATGTGGGCTGGTGTAGGTGCTCCAGGATCTACACATGACTCACGGCTATTGAGAAGCTGCAGTATTTATTCCGAGATTGAAGACGGTAGTGTGCTTCCCAACATGTCCATAAATCTTCACCCTCATGGTGAAATTCCATTCACCACTGTAGGGGACTCAGCATTCCCCAGTCACTCGTGGCTCTTGAAGCCTTATAAAGAGGGCACAAGAGTACCCAGAGAGCGCAATTTCAATGTTAGACTTTGCTCGGCAAGAGTAGTTTCAGAACATGCATATGGGATGTTAAAAGGGAGATGGAGAATTCTGTACAAAAAAACTGAGTGTCATCTGGAAAATATTCCCCTTGTCATTATGGCCTGCATTGCTCTCCACAACCTATGCATCCAAAGAAATGATCCTTGTAATCCTAGATGGAGGCTTCAAGTTGGGGAGCTAAATCTCATCAGAGATAGCAATACCCAAGCTACTGATGGAAATACAACAAGAGAAACCATTTCCAACTGGTTGTGGAATATCAGGAAGGAGAGAGATGCAGTTCAGTAATGTTATGTTTAAAATGAGTAGTCTGTTCCAAGGCATTCTGTGTGCAACAGTGAGactgtattaaaaaaaacaagcttGTGTTCATTTGAGGAAAACTGATCATGCTTGATAACCAAACAATGAGCTTCTGTTGGGCATGAGATGCAACATGCTCAAAGTAACGCATTAATTAAGGTTTTAAAAGCACCTAAACTAAAATATTTCTCACCATTATGATACCAATCTCTCCACATGAGGTCAGCAGAACTAGCGGTCATTTGACCAATGTCTGAACTAGTACTGGTAAGGGGCACAAGTCCGTTTCCAAGATGACATCACAAAGTACTTTACAATGCATTTTATGAAAACAGggccgggttcctgaaaggtgtaataactctattccagggataaatgtgccttattccaggcacttttatccctggaatagggtTATTACACGTTTCAGGAGCCGGCCCCAGGAGTGTAGGTGAAATTATGTCCAGTCTTGTTAATAGGTTTTGCTAAAGATGGAGAGATTGTATTACTTGAGAGTACTATTTGGTGCACTCTAAATATTGCCTTGTTGCTAAAATATCAAAGCAGGTGTTCTTCACCTGCATGCGGCAACCCAACATTTTTCAAGAAACTGTCCACATAATATTGGATACACATAAGTTGCTATTACTATTAACATATTTAATTACGTGGATACATATAAGTTGctatttaaggtggctggaaccagaaCTTCAAGAGGCTTTCCTATTAGAAGGGTTATATATAactactgtactgtactgtaaaACTTTGTAACTTTTGTATGGTAAAGTAATTAAACAGTTTGATTGTATCTCAGTATGAACTTCTtttaaatatccttgaaaaacctatttcaaaatggctgccattttaatATTCTCTTGTTTacattcaaattagccctttttCTTCCTTGTTAACTTCAAATTTCCAAAGAGTCTTTTACCTTGAACAATGAAATAAGGGCTAATATGAATATGAAAATaacagccattttggaatgagggGTATGTTCAGTTTCAAGAAAGTACTACACTGTACTTTAACAAAAGTTGGAATGCAGAGGAAAAATATACTTGTTTCAATTTTCTAATTCAACTGGATGTTTCTTAAGTTTGTATCACATGCAGCAAAAAGAAGAGAACTCTTGAGGACAGGGAGTTGCCTCAGAGACATTTTATTTAAGATATGTGTCAGCATAACGACACTTGCATCGTGTTGTTTCGTGATAGTTCAAAGTTATGGAAATCTGCATTGTGCTTCAAATGCAATGGCCCACTAAGCACAACctgtaaaatgaaatattacaaaCCCCAACATTCCATGAAAgtcaactgaaaaatatttaaCCATTTTAGAGATCATGGTACCATATGAGCAGACAGACATGCTCTTATGACATTTTAATGCCAAGTCATGGATGACTGCTTATTAGGCTTGTCCATATCTATCAAAATGTGACTCTCCTCGCTACTATTTGCCTCTGATAGATTAGGCTGGGGTAGAAGGTTGTGAGCATATGCCCCTGAGCTATACTGAGCATATTGGGGAGGTACCATATGTGCATGAGGTTGAAAAGGCTGCACATGTGTTGCATCATGTTGATGCATTCCTTGTGGTTGAACATTAGAAAATTTCATGATGATCTCAAGCATTCTCAGCTCATGCTGTCTGTTTAGTTCGGCTTGctctctctgaaattttaggaAATCATCATGCCTTTCTCTCTCTGCTTGTAGCACCAATTCAGATCTCTTTTGTTGTGATTCCCCAAGAGAACTGAAACTCTTGGCAATTTCATTTATAGCTTGAGTCTGACTTCTCAGTCGCTTCTTGCGGTCATATGGTTTTGCTTCCAACTCTTTCTTGACAAGTTTCCTTTTCACTGACCCACCTGTACCACTGTTACTTGTCTCCAATAAATCTGACTCATCGTCATCCTCATGATAACTGCTATCAGTACTTGCGCTCACCTTAGCCCCTTCTCTATCCTCGCTGTCGGATATATGTGAATCGTTTGAATCATCAGACAAAATGTCGCTTGCTCTTGATGCAACTTCAAGATTACCATGAGTGTCCGAGAAAAGCGGATTTATAATCTTGTACCATGCAGGCTCAATGACAGGGGATTTACCGCTTCCTTTCTTAACTCGATCTGTATATTTCCGCCAATGTTCTTTCATACACTTAAATTTCACACGAAGCTTTTCTGTACACATATCCAAAGGGGTTAAATCCTTCTGTTTCGATTTCAGTTCTCGCTGGTTTTCTTCTTTGAATTCTTCTGTGGACATGAGTTCCACCAAGGCCTTCTTCACGTCTTCAAAGACGCTTTTGTTTGCCGACTTCTTTAGGGCAAGACTGTCTAACTTGTAGCCATACTCGTATTTTTCGTCTGTGAGGACAATAGCGAAGTATTTCAGCTCCGTTTCCGTCCATGCGCGAGATTTTCCCTGTTTCTTAGTCTGTTTCGCACACACCTGAgcagccgccatattggattgtGACGTGCCTGAACGCTGACCTAACCTACCGCAGTCCATTAATTTTGCCTTGTTCGTCTGTTGCTCGTCTTTACACACACAGACGGATAATGCGTCTTGACAAAGAATCAACTTTAGTGCGTCTTGGAAGACGCACTTTCCAAGATAGTTCgtctagacgcataatgcgtcttgtgcccgtttttatactagacgaactAAGCAGACGCAGAATAaaagtttgcccaagttcgtccagacgaattatgtgtctctagtataaaaacggccattctgCCTCATTGGAAAAGGTGATTAGGTATAAAGAGATCATTGCTGATGCAGTGAGAGAGCTTGTCCGCGAACAGCAGCTGCTGTGGTCCGTTCTTTGTCCAAGTGCCCCGACAAATTTGCATGGGTACTCACTCAGGTCAGGTGGTACGAATTTTGAAACAAGCTAAGACCAAGAGGTTACGAGACTTTGTCTTGGTTAAATATGCTAACGACTAGGGTTACATTCACTATTGGAACCATATTCACGTGTGATCAACATGTTTATGTATATGTATTTTGTGCTTATGCAGGCACAATGCATAATTCAGTGCTCTGCACTGCAAGacattgaaataaacaaacatcaTCAGCAAGGGTCATTTGCATTGAGGTTAATATCGTGTTCAATAAAGAAAGTTATCCGTGAAAGATATATTGTATTGAACTATGCAATCAAAGTGGCACTGTCATTCATTACTTGTGGATATAAttgaaattggcaggctgaattTTCCTTTATGCACTTGTCACTGAGGGTGCTTTCCATTTGTAATAACTGGCCGGTTGGACTGGTCCGTCCGTAAATGGAACACGCGAGTTCCGAGAACTGGCAGAACTGGTTCTGACCAAACTGGCCAAGCTCATTGAGTAGGGCCGCGCAGTTCCCTTAGTTCTGTGAAGAACGCCGGAAAATTTGTACGCGTTAAAAAATGGCAGCAAGTTCACTGCAGACGTGGTGAGTATTATAAATATATTTAGAGCATTGTTTTGGTTGACAGGAAGATTCCTTTTTCTGAAGTGCCTTGTGAAGGTATTcataaacaaattttatttcattgcaACACTAGAGAACGAGGAAAAACTTGTGACGTGGACAACAAAGAGCACAAAACTATTGATTTCCCTAAGCCGGGAAAAAGCCAGCCTCTTTGACAGAGGCAAAGTACGAAAAAAAGTCGCATGGAATAAAGTTGCAGAGCAGTTCAACGCTAACTCATCGGTGAAAGTTACAGGAGAACAGTGCGCAAACTAATGGCAAAAATTAGAAGAAAAGTACAAAAAAAGTAAGAGAGCATAACGTCAAAACGGGGAATGATAAGAAGGATTGTGACTTTGAAGACGAGCTAGCAGAGTTTTTCCgaagtgatccgaaaattattcCACCGGCTACTGTTTCCTCGTTGACTACAGCAAGCACTGGGTCTACACCTGTGGATGAAGACAAGGAATCATCCTTGGCAAAAGCAGTTCCACAGAAAAAACGGAAACGGAGGTCTAAGTCTTCGGCCACGGAAATCATCTAATTCCTCACGgaatttaaagaagaaaagtgGAAAGAACAACGAAAGTGCGACCTTTCTCAAAAGATGCACGAAGAGAAAATGGGTATTATGTCTCGATACCTGGACATTCTGTCAAAGAAGGAAAGCCAGAGGGGAccgataaaaaagaaaattgaggcaATGTCAAAGACGGCAGCCTAGCAACCCTGGAGCATTTTGAACCTGTTTTATTGACGCCTATTCAGGAATCGGATTCCGTTTCTCCATTTATCAGTTTGTTGTGCGTGTTTTTAAGTGTTTGCGGAACAATCTACTTCACAATTTCTACCTTTTGATAGTTTCACTTTTACAATGGAGTGGGAAAAGAGGCCAAATATCTTCTGGTCGAAAGTTTGTTAGGTGAAGCCAGGCGGAGTGACTTCCAACTTCTAAAACGTTAATATCAGCATTTCGTAATGTTGAAACCATCAGATATTTGACGGCAGGTCTCTTGGTTTGCAAGGGCCCATACCGTCAGAGCTATCTGTTTTCTTGCTTCAATGAGCCACCGGCCCAATTGCATTTCCCTTTGGCATATGCTCACTTGGTGCTAACAATTGAGCAAGGAGTTCAAATGTCGAGGATGACATCCGGAAATGGCTCCTGTAGCCACCGCAATGATAGCGAGGAACCGTGACTTCAAAATATTGCGCAAATCTCGCTAATTCACGCCGAGAAAAAATACAAgtcattgaaaaaaacaaaacttcgTCTTCTGCATCGTTCATAAAGAGAGTATCCTCCTCCTCCGGCGAAAATCGAGAAAAAATGTCGGAGGAATGTTACAAACTCTCGTCGCAACATCCACCATGTTGTTTACATCAGCTCTTGGGTGTATTCCATGCAGGGATTGCGTGAGTAATCGCCCAAGCCGGCCTTGACCTTTCCATTTAAGGGGAGCACCAGTTCTTTTGGGCCGGCTACTTCTaacaaatggaaagcgccctgaGATATAACAGAAACTAGGGGCTCTCATATGCGACTAGATACACAACTAATGCATGTATGTGCAggtgatcccctttgctggGATTCAATGCTGTGAAAGAAGTCAGTACTATTTCTCCAATACGCATCAGATTACTCTTTACCACATCctttataaagagctgtaccatctGTACAAGAGTTCCCAGAACAGGTGTATATGGTCTGCTTTTTGTTGCCGggtcatattgttaatctcATCATCAGTTAGCTCTTTTTTCTCTACAAGTCAGTCTACCAAGGATTTTCAAAAGATATGACCACCTCGTTTCCGTTACAAAAAATGAACAGAACCGAGTGGGATTACCTAATTgtcctttttgcatttttcaaaatatggtGACGATCCTCTCAAGTTTCTCAATACTCTAAACCCTTCTTCATAaatttgtatcaatatttatttacacaATGATCTGATTTTAgttctcattttgttggttcaattaaaccacaacaacaacatttgattttaatgaaaataaaataattatactacttctccaataggcataagatcACTCCTTAGCACTTCCTTTATAAAGAGCTGTATTATGTTTTCAAAGTGCCTAACACAGGTGACAGGGTcttttttgaataaggtctgatttttcttgccaggtcatattctttattttcaaattcccGATAATCCCTTGCATCGTGGGAAGAAAGTGAAATTCGAAGATGGTGGATGATTCTGAGAAGACATTTCCAGAATTGAATTGCTATGCTTCTattgcaaagaaaaacaaaagggaTCTTTAGAAAATTTGTAAGGTCATTGGTATTCCGTTTAAAAATCTTGGAAAGACTGTATTGTCAACGCACTTAAAATCCCGTCAAGTAGCTCCAAACCAAATTCTCCACACGTGGAATTGTCGCTCAGTGCAACTGGTACACCAGCAAACTTGAGAGCAATATCACCAGCGTACCTACAGCAGGTCAAAGGTTGGGTTAAATCCCTTCCCGGATTTCCTTGAAAACTAGATACACTAGATTGAAGGTTATCTGGTGGGAGAGGGTTTCACTGAAGACCAAGTGGTGAAGTACAAAACAACTCGTGCCTAGGATCACAAAGCGGGAATCCATTCTCTGAAGTAATTCCTTCAGATGTCTGATATCAAGCATAATGATCTAGTTCCAGAGTTTTAGAAATTCCATTCGACTGTGGCCTTCATTTGTTTTGTCTTAGTTTTAATTGTGTTCTTTGCTATAAGGAAATATCATTGTTAATAACATCAGGCTGAGAAATCGGTAATGGCGGACTGCGAGGAGAGATTAGCAGTTGACTCATCGGATGAAAGTTCTGATACGGTTGATGTCTCGTCGAGTGAATATAGCGCATCCTCTGATAGCGAAAGTGAAGAAGAGAATTTGGCCAGTCAAAAGACCTCTTGCGACGGCAGTGAAAGGAGAAAACGTGCAAAACCAAATGCCACGACTGCGAAGACCTCACATTCGGTTTTAAGCATTATCCATGAAACTGTTTACAGTACAATTCATGACCACATCCGTTTAAAGAAAGCAGAGGCCGAGACTAGCGAAGAGTCTGTACGTCAAAGAAGATTCGAGTTATCGGAAGAGTCTGATCGACACTTTGTATTGTTATTGTGGAGCCGCTCTCCATAGAATGATAAAACTGAGGAAAGAAACGCTTTCGGGGAAACCAGGACACAGGGAATTGTCAAAGAAAAGGAAGCCCATACTGCAAAAAGAGTTGGAAATTCTTCCCAAACTCGTAATGAAGGATAAATCGAATATTTCTGGTAGTCTGAAAAACCTAGACGAAGGCAATTTAACATTTCCT from Montipora capricornis isolate CH-2021 chromosome 2, ASM3666992v2, whole genome shotgun sequence includes the following:
- the LOC138037093 gene encoding uncharacterized protein, producing MEFETEAAQAAALSAIVVSKGNRNSRGADELRNGNWWADGYQNWDEDSFKKRLRVSRETFEFILGEIGDMIIKEPTRMKPNPTTPAAQLAICLYRLALGCTFLTVGDLFGVAESTAHVIFQDVCKAIVRCLYDRVVYLPRNLEEWSNELKSFLENWEFPCVGAWDGFHVYISTKLKNFYSYKKRYSVTNMGFIGHNKRFMWAGVGAPGSTHDSRLLRSCSIYSEIEDGSVLPNMSINLHPHGEIPFTTVGDSAFPSHSWLLKPYKEGTRVPRERNFNVRLCSARVVSEHAYGMLKGRWRILYKKTECHLENIPLVIMACIALHNLCIQRNDPCNPRWRLQVGELNLIRDSNTQATDGNTTRETISNWLWNIRKERDAVQ